The Methanobrevibacter sp. sequence AAGCATTACATATCTGAAAATCAATTTTTTATCCATTTTATCTTCCCACCTTTATATTCCATTTTAAATTTTAATAGAATAAAGTATTTAAAATTTTTTAAGAAAAAATAAAAAATAAATAAAAAAACCAAGAGATATTTAAACAGGTGCTATGATGAAAAAAGTAAAAATCACTGTAATGAAAAAAGCAAGATATGATGACTTGATTGAAAAATACGAAAATCCAATGGAACATGAATGTGATGTAGAGCTTGGAGACACTTTTATTGCTAATGGATGGGAAAAGCCTGAAGATTTCTGCAGCAGCGCTTGGGAAAGCATTTCATCATTTGTGCTTGCATTATCATCTGGCGGTGAAGATTTATACGATGGCTGGATGAAAAATAAGAAATCA is a genomic window containing:
- a CDS encoding TIGR04076 family protein, translated to MKKVKITVMKKARYDDLIEKYENPMEHECDVELGDTFIANGWEKPEDFCSSAWESISSFVLALSSGGEDLYDGWMKNKKSAMISCNDGFRPVSFLLETLDEDAD